One segment of Curtobacterium sp. MR_MD2014 DNA contains the following:
- a CDS encoding DUF6286 domain-containing protein has translation MSTEQLEKRLRRRSIHRSRSTAVAITLVVVALVAAWIGTEAVLKAIGQQPLLADPQTVVDTALTPDAAFTTIIEVIAAALVILGIVLVVLALKPGRQPRSGIDRDRGAVVIDTRILASTAANAAAHAAGVPEANTTASARGHRTQVHVVPLSGIPVDASAVEHAVGDRLGRLGGKHGSSVQVTVEQKGTLA, from the coding sequence ATGAGCACCGAACAGCTCGAGAAGCGGCTGCGTCGTCGCAGCATCCACCGGTCCCGGTCCACCGCGGTCGCGATCACCCTGGTCGTCGTCGCACTGGTCGCGGCGTGGATCGGCACCGAAGCGGTCCTGAAGGCCATCGGGCAGCAGCCGCTGCTGGCGGACCCGCAGACCGTGGTCGACACCGCCCTCACGCCCGACGCCGCGTTCACCACCATCATCGAGGTCATCGCCGCCGCCCTGGTGATCCTCGGCATCGTCCTGGTCGTGCTGGCCCTCAAGCCCGGCCGGCAGCCCCGGTCCGGGATCGACCGTGACCGTGGTGCGGTCGTGATCGACACCCGCATCCTGGCCTCCACCGCCGCGAACGCTGCCGCCCACGCAGCAGGCGTCCCGGAAGCCAACACGACCGCGTCCGCTCGTGGGCACCGCACCCAGGTGCACGTGGTGCCCCTGTCCGGCATCCCCGTCGATGCCAGCGCCGTCGAGCACGCCGTCGGGGACCGGCTCGGTCGCCTCGGCGGCAAGCACGGCTCGTCGGTGCAGGTCACCGTGGAACAGAAGGGAACCCTGGCATGA